gtgagattgttgcgctcggactgcatacggacatgtgtggcctcacggtaaccgagccgagcccgcaccgacaatcggccgactcacgtgtcgggcacggtgcggttatgtgtgtcccaaccttaattcggaaagtaaggtccgattcgcGTTAACTAGACAAACAGTAAGCGAGTAGGGAAATGCGCATGCGCCCTGACTCCCGGTATGCATTGCGCGCAGaacgacgccatttgcagtgaaatcgttgtagtctgctgttgtctgtgtctttttaaaatgtttaaaactattgaacgtcccgccgactgtgaaatacggtctgtgatacggtttttgacagcaaggaacgtttcagcagcggatattcatcgaAAGATAAGTGAAGTGTACTGTCCAAATGCATTGAGTGACAGCCAAGTGCGGAGGTGGGTGAGAGGTTTTAATgatggacgggaaaatgtccatgacgaaccacgatctggtcggccgtcagtgatcaccgaagatttgttgaaagccgtcgatgaaaaaaaagatcggcgattcactgtttcttcatcagcaatagaatttccaaacgtgagcacgttgtttaaaattgtttctgaaattttggattttcgcaaattgtgctcacgttgggttcccaggctgcttactgaggaacacaaaaaaagaagaatgggtattgttcttgaatttttgatccaatatcatcagAAAGGGGATAACtttttagaccacattgtgacgggtgacgagacatgggtttcccacataaccccagaaacAAAACgccagtcaatggagtggcgtcACTCGACGTCACCGGTTAAAGTGGTTAACAAGACTGGTTATCGTCGCAGGCGgccgacttctatgacaccggcattcaaaaacttgtagatcgttatgacaagtgtttacacaaaagtggaaattatgtagaaaaatagtgattgatgtcaggaatcaaataaaacaagttttttgaaaaaatatggtgtggttttttttaaataaaaaaaacggaccttactttccgaattaccctcgtatatTTGATGAATATGATTTACCAAtggataataatataatataattactttaatgcTGAGATAATTCAAAAAGAGGTTAATACTTAGGAGTAAATGTTTGTTCAACCAAAATAAtgaaatgcctttattaaagaggtgaagttagggctgtcaagccctctctactactcaacctcatatcatatacagtaaattaacaatcatcatcatcatcatcatcgtcagacgtttccgttctcacgggtcgtcgtacacagcctcctccactttagtctatcgttccaggtctcctcttcatccacctgtattttctgtagtccccttctctctatgtctttccacacttggtcctcccatcttcctctcggtcttcctcttggtcttcttcctccttcctccttctccagtgctattctaggcattctattatctcccatcctcttcacatgccccatccactgtattcttcttccttccattgtctcttgcagtgaaactaccttcaatctttctctggttatttcgttccttattctatctcttcttgtagtcttctctatccctcttaaaaatctcatttctgcagcttgcaatctgcttaaatcatttttagtccacgtccacgtctctgctccatataataaaattggttggaaataagatttatacatcaatacttttgattctttcccaatgttccaactccacacaatcttctttaccatattgaaaaactttccactcttccatattctgtttcctatctcttctcttattgtgcccctatctgttatgatacttcctaaataacagaattccttcaccttttcaagtctttttccttcaactaacacgtctttgttatttccatcccttctctctactttcattactttacatttttgtatgttcatctctaaaccatatttcttcgccacttttgcccatttgtttaactctcgttctaactcttcttccctattttcccatatcattatgtcatccgcatatgctattgtcttaagttcttctgctcctctgtttccttgtacttctagaataatttcatccattataatattgaaaaggaaaggtgacaatatgcttccctgccttactcctctctctgttttaaaagtatctgtatatttttcttcaattcttaccctgtttttacatatgccgtacaggttctttattctttctactattccctcacgcaatcctctctttctcatactctcccatatcctttctctcagtaccttatcatatgccttctgtaggtctataaacgctaccattgtatcttttccgtattcccacctcttttctaacacttgtctcatcacaaaaatagcatccaccgttgacctacctttcctaaaaccacattgctcctctcttcctgtttcttccagtactggtctaattttctgcaacagtattttttcataaattttttgtgtatggcacaacaaagttattcccctgtaattctcgcatttttgcttattgcccttcttaaaaatcggcactattattcccattttccagtcttctggtatcttcttttccttccaaatcactctcatcactctgtacaaccattgaattcccaatgggcccgccgcctttatcatctcagccgtcagctcgtctattcccgcagatttcccctctttcatctctttaaccgctttttccaattcgcacatactaaaatcctcttcatcttctgtctcctctgtcatatctcttctttcctcttcattttctgttccttccagtagttccttaaaatactctttccacgtcttcaaaacctctttctcctcccatttgatttcccctgaaacatccaccaccttagtcaacatttctttaggtttcgtcttgttccttatcaccccataaaaaatcttcttatttcctttgaagtttgatttcagtttttcttcaaaatccttccatgtcctctcctttgcctccttcatcatctttgctgatgcccttgcaagtctcttccatttatccctcttttcgtttgacctatccttaaaccattctcgccaagctctatttttgtttttaactgcttcagcaattctttcattccaccaaggggtctctttatcccttcttttacctgaagttcgtccacatgtttcttctgcagctttgactatagcattcttgaaatttgtccattcctcctctcctgttttgacctcccccttgggtatcgttcctctaatgttatttacaaactcctctctaactttcgtatcttttaacttccatgtcttgattcttgttagtcttttgcatgtatcctttccaaacctcattctttgaaaatcagctaccaccagcctgtgatctcctcccatactttcactgggtataacttttacatctgccatgtatggctgcaggcatttcctcactaatatataatctattaaacttggctgttcaccattccaattgtatcttgtgtatttgtggctatcccttttcttgttccaggtgttccctatcactatatcattccttaaacaaaaatccagtaaattttctccttctaaattccttgttcctactCCATAACATCCCATTACCTCTTCATATCCTTGTCTAAACTTACCCACTTGTGCGTTAAAATccccaattattattgttctctctTCTTTTACTTGTCTTTCCAGATCCTCTTCAAACTCTCTCTTCTCATCGTCCGTGAATGAAACATTCATGGTCATTACTGAAACAAACGCCTATTTTGAGAGCCTTGAGAAAACCTATTATTCggagggaataaaaaaatttgaaaaacactGGACAAAATGTATTGAGCTAAAAAgagatatattgaaaaataaaatgtttatttgccgaaaaaaaaaattgttttattcattaagtCACACAGATCTATCAAACCGCTCTCATATTGTAACATGGTCTATCCATTTCAGGCTTCAATTTATAGTTAGTCCGAGATTCTTTACTTTGGTAATTTAGTTCACTATTGTTAAGTTTTAGTTTCGATGGTATCAAGTTTAATATGGTTAATCAGTCTACCTATAATCCTTGCTTGCGTCTTGTTTTCATTCAGGCTCAGTCCATGTGGTTTAGCTCAAAAGTTAATAGCTTCAATATCCAAGTTGAGCAGTGACACAGCTGTGTCtagttcattaaataaatagtgaaagTATGTTTGTAAATCATCTgcgtaaaaatgtatatttgaatatCTTTTGATTGAAGTAATATCGTTAATGTAAAGtgagaatagaatagaataatatcacttcaataatatcagtaggtgtaaaatattataatctgaaAGCACATGTTTCCAAAACAGATTTGTTTGTCCAGAACAACAATTGTTGGCAATCTGCCTGGACATGTTTATGGCTGGCTCTGAAACAACAAGCAAGTCTCTTGGCTTCTGTTTCCTGTATCTTCTGCTGTACCCTGATGTGCAGAGGAAGGCACAGCAAGAGATCGACAGAGTTGTGGGCAAGGAGAGACTGCCATCTTTAACTGACAGGCTTAAGTAAGATGACACTTTTATATTTGTGATGTAACATTTCACTTAGAAAtactgataataatataaataatttttaaagaaaccaaTAAATTTTGGAACCTAATGGATTCATATCATAACAcaacattaaacaaatataaattctaatattctaatatttattctGGCACATTGGTTATAGCagattatataaaactgtataaagtacaaacgcaatttaattttaaataaaaatagcagtATTGAATTTTGCATTGAAACTCTATACTAAATACTTTGCCCAATAGATgctttttagttgtaaaaattattttgtctcaTTCTTGAAAAAGTTTACTTTAACTTTTTGTTTCTGGTAAATTTTATTGCTACctcattaaatattactaaataaaaattaatttgttgtaaaacatCATTTGACAGTCCCATTACTATGCTAAGcatttatactttttacattGCAAGACATTTTCATGAGAAATTGTGTCCACAGCATGCCTTACAATGAAGCTGTGGTGTTGGAGTCCATACGATTGTTTATGGGACGCTGTTTTGGGCTTCCCCACAGAGCTCTCAAAGATACAACACTTCAGGGATACAACATTCCCAAGGTAAAACTTATCAACCTTCCTATGgtgaaatattcttaactgaaTTAAGGTATGTACCAATTCTCAGAGATAATACAATTTCAACTTTAAACTTGAATGAAGGTTATATTATAGTGAGTTAGTGTTAAGAGCCCTTTTatgaatgttaatataaataattatggtatcataacagttttaattcatttaatatataaatatacacatatgtcCATGTCAATTTCTACATTATTAatgaagattaaaaaattaattgtctcctttcttctatttttttacagtaatttgaTTGTGCTGTTATTCTATATTACAACTATCTTGTTctaattaatttactgtttatgATAAAATGGTATCTTGGTGCAGTTATACTTAGATGTTGTTTGGTTAAATCTTTattgaatttacattttatgtttaggATACAAtgataattgtcaattttaacTCAGTCATGATGAATCCTGAGTTTTGGGACAATCCTGACGAGTACAGGCCAGAGAGATTCATTAAGAATGGATGTCTTGAGATACCAGAGTTTTACCTTCCTTTTGGTTTAGGTAAGTAGGAGATACTAAATAGTTTTCACAGTTCTGAGAAAGAATACACATGTACTGTAATCTGACCACAACAATGCATGCAAGAGTACTAAGATGATAGGAGAAAGCACTCATTTTGCCAGTCAGTCAGTAAAAATGAAttctttgtatttgaaaatgcaatgtttttttattacagtttctgTTGCTATCATTTCCAATATCCATGATGAACTGTCCGTTTACAATTTAGTCAACAGCTCAGATTTTATCTTATGAAAAACAGCCGTATGAATCCAATACAACTGACTAAAGTTGTACcaattgttttggtaatttcgATGAATTTCAAGGCTGTTACCAACCCTAGTAAATTGTAATTGCCctcattcaatttaaattataatcagaAACGTTTTTTGTAGTAATCTTAGCTTATTTGCCCATTACTTTCTTGCCTAAGCCAAAGAAAAAAGAAAGTGTTAAGGCAATCAAAATCAGTCTTGAATTGTTCCTATAAATGTAACCGATTGTATGGTAGGATACATTAAATCTGGGCTATCAAACAAAAACTGGTGATTACAAAAATCAGTTCAAACTAAGTGAGTTTCTATTTATCTCAAGCATTGTCTTTAGCATGTAAAGGTTAAGTTTGTACACACTTGTAATGAAAGGTAACAATATTTACAGGGAAACATCGCTGCATAGGCCAAACCCTCGCCCGGTCCAATGTGTTCCTACTGACCACCACTCTTCTACAGAAGTACGATTTCTGCGTGCCCCCTGGACAAGAGCCCCCATCGACCAAGGGTGTGGACGGAGCCACCCCTGGTACTGGCCTGTACAGTGCTATGGTCAGGCCTCGTTCAGTTCTCTGATCTTTCGTTCTCAATACTGCTTTCTTAAGCTTCATACTGATTCTAATTTAGAAATAATGATTAGTATAGACTTAGTTTAAGCAGATGTTAAGATACAACTCAGAGcatatttgaaaagtaaaaacaGTATTAATTAAACAGTATGATATGAAGTTGAGACTTTTAGGTTACCTTCAGCAAAATTAACCAATAGAATGTAAGTGGTTCTCAAACACCAATTGTACCCTCCAAGACAAGCATTTACATGGTGATGTGTTTGTCATTCACTCTTTTATGATAATTTCCagaaggataaaaataaaataagcattaCTTTAAGGTTAAGGTATAACAAGGCTCAATATTCTTGCTTACATTAAAAtggtaatagataaaaaataacagCTGTTTAAGAATTAATTAAGAAATTCGTGAAATTAGTTTGTTCTTATATGTAAGAGAGAGATCATATATTCCAGTCTGAGAACCACTAAcctgtattattattagtatagttTATACACTAGAGTTTAACCAGCATTTCATTTTATAGGAAGCCAGGTAGAGTGTGATAACAATATATATTCATCCACATAgctactattaaatatttatatttttagattattaccAAGGATAACTATTTACTGTCAAATGTAACTGAAAACTTTAGATATCCTGAAATCAAAActcgttattttttatgtaattaaattagatCAATTCAGGATTAATCCTCTATATCAGAGGTTCCCAAACTTTTTTGGCCCACGGCTCCCTTTGAGTACAGACATGGCTTTGCGGCGCACCTAGTATAATTTATCCGTTTTGCATTGCACTTACATtacactaattaaatttttagtataaacatttaatagttatttgttattatactttacgTAGCATTGTTAAtaagattgttattacttttttaacaacacaCCAGGTTTACCTTTTTCTTACAACGgtaaaaaacatcattaaacaCACAAAAGTTGGATTGTACttgatttattgcaaaaaaatgtaataataataacttaaaacaaccaTAAGAAAAACACGACTCcctttataagaaaattctataatagaaatgaaatgctaacttgaaaaatattatacataaataacaaagtcCATAAGTTTCTGTTTCAATGGGACGGATGCGCTTGTTTGTCTTTTATAAGCTCATTGTACCTGggtgtaaattttgatatagcaACCCGTATTTTCTTTTCAATGTTAAGCTTTGATCTATACTTGGATTTTATCACTGCAACAGCGGAAAAACCACACTCGCAAAGGTAAGAACTTGCTAATGGAATAACTGCACGCAAAGCCTTTTTGCTCAACAGTGGAAATTCGTTTTCATTACCATTCCAAAACTCAAACAGGGATTGGGActgaaattttgatttcaatgACAAGTCCGTTGAAATGTCAATTAGCTGTTCTGCATCTTCATTGCTGAAGTTTTAAGGTATTTCAGTTTGAAAACTGGTCCGCACTGTATTGTAGTATGATGACATTTAGACTCTTTGGTAGACAACGGCGGTGCACCTAGCACTAGCTCGGGCGCCCGGGGGCGCCGCGGCGCACACTTTGGGAAACTCTGCTCTATATGGTTCCCTGGGCACACCCCAATTATAGCCCACATTCATGAATTATCAGAGCCAAAGACTGACTTTTTTATTTAGATTGCTTCATTTAGGTTAGTTTTCATTGACATTAACTAAACATTCAGTACAAATGTAATAATCACAATACAAAAGAAGATAGTAACTATCCTGTGTATTGTAGAATAACTTAATATTCTATATGAATCTTCTCTTTTTTAgataagtatatttatatgaaacatttcaaaagttgttttaatttgtatccTTATCCCTTAAACATTTTTTGGGTGTATGTAAAGAAACTAATCCTTTTCCATTATAACAATTAAAGAGGTACTACTAAAACAATGTACCTtctgattattttaatacatgaCTTAAGTTAGTAGCAGAAACACTTAGTGGTTTTCTTTGTGGTCACCAGCATCCATGGAGTCAAGATTCAGGGTCCAATTAAAAAGAagacttttattttgaaaactatactTTGTAACGTCAAGAAATAACTGTTGAAGATTAGGACTATTAagactatattttctttaaaacagaATGTCAGTTAAAAAAGATCAGTCAGCAATATTCATCTCAGAAAGTGTTAGTACATAACACAGttgttataagaaattattattacaggCAGTAGAGTAAACGATGATGGCTACTCTTAGTTGTATGAAATAAGCCCATGAACTGGCGGTCCTAACTTGTGCTGTAATTTTTCATATACAGTAGGTTTATTGTGGAGGAAAGTGAAAGAAATAAACCTATAATAACGGTTCAAAACCTGGGTTCTTCAGAGTTGTACAGGAACAGTGTTATCAACCTGCAATAAAACATGATTGTAGACTAAGTATGTGCTCCATGAAAGGTTGAAAATTTTACACAGATTCTCTTGCTAATAAcctaacatttgtttaaattaccaaaaaccgagggtaattttgaaattatattcagCTTCATATTGCCTTTATTTCCAAAATCTAtagcttttaaaacatttttattgtacaagatATCAGATTAAAATATTAGGGATGTACAAAAAGATTCCTTGTGACAAGGAAAGATAAGTTCCCATTATTATTGTATCattctcaaaattattaatttcaattaattataacaagtaAAGCAGGATACATTAAAACACAACTTCTTGGTCATTGATCTTTATTAAAATGGTTTCAATATGTAACTGATCTAATCTGAACTTAATATTGCAAACTCCACAGGGAAaaatcaaaaattactttcaatttTACCCAACTATTTAAGGCTACAAATAGTTgactatattaataatacaattacataaagggttaacaaatttcaagtttctaatataaaacttacaacattaaaactataaatatatttttattattatgataaaaggAATGGAGTAATGTCGCACAGGCTAGACACAAATACATAGATTTACTATGTAGCATAGAGGAGATACTTGAGACAGATGCTAAGAGATACAACAGAAGATGCAGTGATATAATAGGCCCTTTTCACACTATCCAGTACTGGACATACAAGTTATTGTATGTAACTGTCACACAGAATGTCCCTAGCACAGTCTCAAACCAGTTCCACTCACTCTAAAGCGATCAGTGCTGTGCTCTATAATTTCATCATGACTTTTGATCAAACAAAAATGTCCAAAACAGAAGTGTGAAAGGGACCtaacttttttaaagtaacaagACACTTTATTTCCCACGCCTCCCTCCACGACGGCCACGAGCACCGCCCCTGGGAGTGGAAGCCTTTGGTGCAACACGTTCCTCCTTGCTCTCCTCCTCTGGTTCTTCCTCAACGTTTTCCTCATTGTCCTTTTGTATTTCTGCATAGGCTGCATCTATATCCTTATCAACCTCTTCCCAAACACTTTCTGGTATATCTACTTTTTCCTCCGCCTTCTCCTCCTCCACATCCATTTTTTCCTCgtcattttcatttgttttgcGTCTCTTCCAGTTTCCTTCATCATCTTCACCACCCTAGAAAGTGAAAATTCAATGTACAATCAAagaactaaacaatttttttatcagacAAATCAGTGTACAAAACATCAACATGAAGAAGGATCAGccatagtaaaaatacaatacaagcTGGGCATACTTTTCCAGATGTAATATTCTTCTTTCCAGATGTAAATGACATCTTCTTTGGTgcttatgaaacaatttttataaagaacaacCAAAATAGTTAGGTAAGTAATAAAGCTGAGCCTTTCCAAAATGTACACTTGAtgttttttatctaattaaatattaattttaatattttatatatacattttggcacataatttcataattattaacattctctttactgcaattttaaatgacatgtttttatttaagtaaatatttgttaaccctttgagtgccacgtcatattttcccaagtcatacgcataaattgccggagcatttccttctgttttgcaagcgtgtgtggaaaaaactatattaaaaaaactattcaaccgatttgaataatttttttttagtttgtgtgttataaaacaaggtattttttccatataatattataattttatttttatttacacaaaaagaatataggttataacaaaaaactaaaaaatgaaaaaaaataaatttcaagtttgaactaaaattttatttatacaatattttttttatttttttttagctataccatatgaaagagcatgaaaaactgaacaaaaatcatgcataatatggtgtgttacagtaatatttaaccagatactgcaatatatacaaaatacaacaaaaagcaatttttgttcaagtttgtcaaaagtttagaaacaatattataactatcctatttcactcaatgaagtaagacgactgtaaaatactaattatataaaaagtatataaaaatatacacaggcctacaatataaccttacttcacctaaaatcaatagtttgattggaacttgcgttttacttcatcaccaatccaacaataaaatatacgtcactaaacacgaaaaaagaagtttataaatgcattgtaagttttactgaacacaattgcagaatagtaataacaacagttttcagcataaacacacgaaactagcacaatgtaaacacacaacaaacgaaactgtgtagttaatggcaacaagtagcagctgaccaactattgcgtcatctgttttttttctgatggcaaataactacaagggggcggtgaacaataaaaatcaatcacaatcgattgttcgaaacttgtagattgccgtgaaataagttatttgtcaaaacaaaaatgaattatatgtgatattaattaaatacaaatcgtctactgggtagatgccggcaatttatacacatttaacaacatctactatgtagacgctgcggcactcaaagggttaataatattatttattacaccacttttttattcagttatgtcgGTCTTATGATGCTTTCCTTGATATTTAGatcacaataattttttaataaatttaataaagaagtaTATCTAATAAGTAAGGAACACTACGAAGTActaatatagttcaatttaaaaatttacaaatcaaaacGAAATATGGGTATTACTATAAAGTCTggaactgaaataattttttacaaaaaaggcaggtgcattttaaaaataaggcaaaaatgttataaaacaaatcattatttaactgagttttaagttttttaagggGGTGAGAGGCGGGAGGGAGAGGGAgggaaagaaagaaaataacttagtattacaattaaatatatctgtCAAAGTTGTTTCAAGGCAAGAACTAAGAGAAAAACACACCGATCCTGACTGAAGCAAGGTAGTCATACATAAACAAGAAACACTGATATTTTGTCACTGATATGGGGCTTCCTTAGGGTAAATAAGAGAACAGAAAGTAAATCTGCTCATCATCAACTATTCACTGTTACACAAGTATTTGAGTGGTATTAACCCTTATCACACCGTAGACAGAATAATCCGCGATGTTGTTAggtcttataacgccaaagacgaaataatccgccgatcgataaaaatatattttattactgttttttaagtttataagctcaatatataagccacaatactaagtaatgtactggcttgaccaaataatccagttgcagctgtcagctggccgcagtaggtaaacaataaattgttttgttgccggcagctgttctcccactcccgtctGTACGGCAATGccgatactatccgccattactGACTGTCAGTGGAGCATGCATTGTGCCTTTGGCAAGTGTTCTTGTattgtcattccttatacaaacagttgtaaaaagttattgttaccatgttttaggtgttataatcaagtttttattgtttcttttctgttgtgcAATTATGGCTGCAAGTGATGTCCCGAAACCCCATGGCTTCATCCCGATttg
The Homalodisca vitripennis isolate AUS2020 chromosome 1, UT_GWSS_2.1, whole genome shotgun sequence DNA segment above includes these coding regions:
- the LOC124363941 gene encoding probable cytochrome P450 303a1 encodes the protein MTRSNDKYRNTEYKEKVWKKIADNLELGEEQQLLAICLDMFMAGSETTSKSLGFCFLYLLLYPDVQRKAQQEIDRVVGKERLPSLTDRLNMPYNEAVVLESIRLFMGRCFGLPHRALKDTTLQGYNIPKDTMIIVNFNSVMMNPEFWDNPDEYRPERFIKNGCLEIPEFYLPFGLGKHRCIGQTLARSNVFLLTTTLLQKYDFCVPPGQEPPSTKGVDGATPGTGLYSAMVRPRSVL